Proteins from a genomic interval of Streptomyces sp. NBC_01445:
- a CDS encoding DNA-directed RNA polymerase subunit alpha — MLIAQRPSLTEEVVDEFRSRFVIEPLEPGFGYTLGNSLRRTLLSSIPGAAVTSIRIDGVLHEFTTVPGVKEDVTDLILNIKQLVVSSEHDEPVVMYLRKQGPGLVTAADIAPPAGVEVHNPDLVLATLNGKGKLEMELTVERGRGYVSAVQNKQVGQEIGRIPVDSIYSPVLKVTYKVEATRVEQRTDFDKLIVDVETKQAMRPRDAMASAGKTLVELFGLARELNIDAEGIDMGPSPTDAALAADLALPIEELELTVRSYNCLKREGIHSVGELVARSEADLLDIRNFGAKSIDEVKAKLAGMGLALKDSPPGFDPTAAADAFGADDDADAGFVETEQY, encoded by the coding sequence ATGCTTATTGCTCAGCGCCCGTCGCTGACCGAAGAGGTCGTCGACGAGTTCCGCTCTCGGTTCGTCATTGAGCCGCTGGAGCCGGGCTTCGGTTACACCCTCGGCAACTCGCTTCGCCGGACCCTCCTGTCGTCGATCCCCGGCGCTGCTGTCACCAGCATCCGTATCGACGGTGTCCTGCACGAGTTCACCACTGTGCCGGGCGTCAAGGAAGACGTCACCGACCTCATCCTGAACATCAAGCAGCTGGTCGTCTCCTCGGAGCACGACGAGCCGGTCGTGATGTACCTGCGCAAGCAGGGCCCGGGTCTGGTCACCGCCGCCGACATCGCGCCCCCGGCCGGTGTCGAGGTGCACAACCCCGACCTCGTCCTCGCCACGCTCAACGGCAAGGGCAAGCTGGAGATGGAGCTGACCGTCGAGCGCGGTCGCGGCTACGTCTCCGCCGTTCAGAACAAGCAGGTCGGTCAGGAGATCGGGCGCATCCCGGTCGACTCGATCTACTCGCCGGTCCTGAAGGTCACGTACAAGGTCGAGGCGACCCGTGTCGAGCAGCGCACCGACTTCGACAAGCTGATCGTCGACGTCGAGACGAAGCAGGCCATGCGTCCGCGTGACGCCATGGCGTCGGCCGGTAAGACCCTGGTCGAGCTGTTCGGTCTCGCCCGCGAGCTGAACATCGACGCCGAGGGCATCGACATGGGCCCGTCCCCCACGGACGCCGCCCTGGCCGCTGATCTGGCGCTGCCGATCGAGGAGCTCGAGCTCACCGTTCGGTCGTACAACTGCCTCAAGCGCGAGGGCATCCACTCCGTGGGTGAGCTCGTCGCCCGCTCCGAGGCGGACCTGCTCGACATCCGCAACTTCGGTGCGAAGTCGATCGACGAGGTCAAGGCGAAGCTGGCCGGCATGGGTCTTGCGCTCAAGGACTCGCCTCCCGGCTTCGACCCGACCGCCGCCGCCGACGCCTTCGGCGCCGACGACGACGCGGACGCGGGCTTCGTCGAGACCGAGCAGTACTAG
- the rpsK gene encoding 30S ribosomal protein S11: MPPKGRQGAAKKVRRKEKKNVAHGHAHIKSTFNNTIVSITDPTGNVISWASAGHVGFKGSRKSTPFAAQMAAESAARRAQEHGMRKVDVFVKGPGSGRETAIRSLQATGLEVGSIQDVTPTPHNGCRPPKRRRV, translated from the coding sequence ATGCCCCCCAAGGGTCGTCAGGGCGCTGCCAAGAAGGTGCGCCGCAAGGAAAAGAAGAACGTTGCCCACGGGCACGCTCACATCAAGAGCACGTTCAACAACACGATCGTGTCCATCACGGACCCGACCGGCAACGTGATCTCGTGGGCCTCCGCCGGCCACGTCGGCTTCAAGGGCTCGCGCAAGTCCACTCCGTTCGCCGCGCAGATGGCCGCCGAGTCGGCCGCGCGTCGCGCCCAGGAGCACGGCATGCGCAAGGTTGACGTCTTCGTCAAGGGTCCGGGCTCCGGCCGCGAGACCGCGATCCGCTCCCTCCAGGCCACGGGCCTCGAGGTCGGTTCGATCCAGGACGTCACGCCGACCCCGCACAACGGCTGCCGTCCGCCCAAGCGTCGCCGCGTCTGA
- the rpsM gene encoding 30S ribosomal protein S13, which translates to MARLEGVDLPRDKRVEVALTYVFGIGRTLSQQTLDATGVDRNIRVRDLSEEDLIKIREYVDANIQTEGDLRREIQADIRRKVEIGCYQGLRHRRGLPVRGQRTSTNARTRKGPRRAIAGKKKPGKK; encoded by the coding sequence ATGGCACGCCTTGAAGGCGTTGACCTCCCGCGCGACAAGCGCGTAGAGGTTGCCCTCACCTACGTGTTCGGCATTGGCCGCACGCTGTCCCAGCAGACGCTGGACGCCACCGGTGTGGACCGCAACATCCGCGTTCGTGATCTGTCCGAAGAGGACCTGATCAAGATCCGCGAGTACGTGGACGCGAACATCCAGACCGAGGGTGACCTCCGTCGCGAGATCCAGGCCGACATCCGCCGCAAGGTCGAGATCGGCTGCTACCAGGGTCTTCGCCACCGTCGTGGCCTGCCCGTCCGCGGTCAGCGCACCAGCACGAACGCTCGTACCCGCAAGGGCCCGCGTCGCGCCATCGCCGGTAAGAAGAAGCCGGGCAAGAAGTAG
- the rpmJ gene encoding 50S ribosomal protein L36, with the protein MKVKPSVKKICDKCRVIRRHGRVMVICDNPRHKQRQG; encoded by the coding sequence ATGAAGGTCAAGCCGAGCGTCAAGAAGATCTGCGACAAGTGCAGGGTGATCCGCCGTCACGGCCGGGTCATGGTTATCTGCGACAACCCGCGCCACAAGCAGCGCCAGGGCTGA
- the infA gene encoding translation initiation factor IF-1, which yields MAKKQGAIEIEGTVVESLPNAMFKVELQNGHQVLAHISGKMRMHYIRILPDDRVVVELSPYDLTRGRIVYRYK from the coding sequence GTGGCCAAGAAGCAAGGTGCCATCGAGATCGAAGGCACTGTCGTCGAGTCTCTCCCGAACGCCATGTTCAAGGTGGAGCTCCAGAACGGCCACCAGGTCCTGGCTCACATCAGCGGCAAGATGCGTATGCACTACATCCGTATCCTCCCTGACGACCGGGTCGTGGTGGAGCTGTCTCCGTACGACCTGACGCGTGGCCGGATCGTCTACCGGTACAAGTAG
- the map gene encoding type I methionyl aminopeptidase, with product MVQIKTPEQIAKMREAGLVVAAIHAATREAAVPGATTRDLDEVARKVLDEHGAKSNFLGYGGFPATICTSVNEVVVHGIPDEKTVLKDGDIISIDCGAIIDGWHGDAAYTAFVGTGHAPELVELSRVTEESMWAGIAAMKNGNRLVDISRAIESYIRRQPKPGGGKYGIVEDYGGHGIGTEMHMDPHLLNYVERRRGKGPKLVPGFCLAIEPMVSLGTPRTEVLEDDWTVITTDGTWSSHWEHSIALTEQGPLVLTAPDGGKAKLAELGVTAAPDPLA from the coding sequence ATGGTGCAGATCAAGACCCCCGAGCAGATCGCCAAGATGCGTGAGGCGGGGCTGGTCGTCGCCGCGATCCACGCGGCGACGCGTGAGGCCGCGGTGCCCGGTGCCACCACCCGGGACCTGGACGAGGTCGCGCGCAAGGTGCTCGACGAGCACGGGGCCAAGTCGAACTTCCTCGGCTACGGGGGATTCCCCGCGACCATCTGCACCTCGGTCAACGAGGTCGTCGTCCACGGCATCCCGGACGAGAAGACCGTCCTCAAGGACGGCGACATCATCTCCATCGACTGCGGCGCGATCATCGACGGCTGGCACGGCGACGCCGCGTACACCGCGTTCGTCGGGACCGGCCACGCTCCGGAGCTGGTCGAGCTCTCGCGGGTGACCGAGGAGTCGATGTGGGCCGGCATCGCCGCGATGAAGAACGGCAACCGGCTCGTCGACATCTCCCGCGCCATCGAGTCCTACATCCGCCGCCAGCCCAAGCCGGGCGGCGGCAAGTACGGCATCGTCGAGGACTACGGCGGCCACGGCATCGGCACCGAGATGCACATGGACCCGCACCTCCTGAACTACGTCGAGCGCCGCCGCGGCAAGGGTCCGAAGCTCGTCCCCGGCTTCTGCCTCGCGATCGAGCCGATGGTCTCCCTCGGCACCCCGCGCACCGAGGTCCTCGAGGACGACTGGACGGTCATCACCACGGATGGCACCTGGTCCTCGCACTGGGAGCACTCCATCGCGCTGACCGAACAGGGCCCGCTGGTCCTCACGGCGCCCGACGGCGGCAAGGCGAAGCTGGCCGAGCTCGGTGTTACTGCGGCACCCGACCCTCTGGCCTGA
- a CDS encoding adenylate kinase, whose protein sequence is MRIVLVGPPGAGKGTQAAFLAKDLSIPHISTGDLFRANISQGTELGKQAKAFMDAGNLVPDEVTIGMAKDRMEQPDAVNGFLLDGFPRNVSQAEALDVALKADEVKLDAVLDLEVPEDEVVKRIAGRRICRKDSAHVFHVSYKQPKQEGVCDVCGGELYQREDDSEDTVRKRLEVYHTQTEPIIDYYRAQGLVRTISALGKVDEVTARAMEALKRDK, encoded by the coding sequence ATGCGTATCGTCCTCGTCGGGCCGCCCGGTGCGGGCAAGGGAACGCAGGCCGCGTTCCTTGCCAAGGACCTGTCGATTCCGCACATCTCCACGGGCGACCTCTTCCGTGCCAACATCAGCCAGGGCACGGAGCTGGGCAAGCAGGCGAAGGCGTTCATGGACGCCGGCAACCTGGTTCCCGACGAAGTCACCATTGGGATGGCCAAGGACCGCATGGAGCAGCCGGACGCCGTGAACGGCTTCCTGCTCGACGGCTTCCCTCGCAACGTCTCGCAGGCCGAGGCGCTCGACGTCGCCCTCAAGGCGGACGAAGTGAAGCTCGACGCGGTCCTGGACCTCGAGGTCCCCGAGGACGAGGTGGTCAAGCGCATCGCCGGCCGCCGCATCTGCCGCAAGGACTCCGCGCACGTCTTCCACGTGTCGTACAAGCAGCCGAAGCAGGAAGGCGTCTGTGACGTCTGCGGCGGCGAGCTGTACCAGCGCGAGGACGACAGCGAGGACACCGTTCGCAAGCGGCTCGAGGTCTACCACACGCAGACCGAGCCGATCATCGACTATTACCGGGCCCAGGGCCTGGTGCGGACGATCTCGGCGCTCGGCAAGGTCGACGAGGTGACCGCGCGGGCCATGGAGGCCCTCAAGCGCGACAAGTAG
- the secY gene encoding preprotein translocase subunit SecY, with amino-acid sequence MLTAFARAFKTPDLRKKLLFTLGIIVIYRMGTHVPIPGVSYSNVQTCMDANKGTQGLFGLVNMFSGGALLQITIFALGIMPYITASIILQLLTVVIPRLEALKKEGQAGTAKITQYTRYLTVALAILQGTGLVATARSGALFQGCPVANQIVPDQSIFVTITMVVTMTAGTGIVMWLGELITDRGIGNGMSILMFISIAATFPSALWTIKTTGDLAGGWIEFGAVILVGLVMVGLVVFVEQAQRRIPVQYAKRMIGRRSYGGTSTYIPLKVNQAGVIPVIFASSLLYIPALVAQFAGGSSGWKTWINDHLTKGNHPYYIVSYFLLIVFFAFFYVAISFNPEEVADNMKKYGGFIPGIRAGRPTAEYLSYVLNRITWPGSLYLGLIALVPTMALVGFGASQNFPFGGTSILIIVGVGLETVKQIESQLQQRNYEGFLR; translated from the coding sequence GTGCTCACCGCGTTCGCCCGGGCGTTCAAGACGCCCGACCTGCGCAAGAAGCTGCTCTTCACGCTCGGCATCATCGTGATCTACCGGATGGGTACGCATGTGCCGATCCCGGGAGTCAGCTACTCGAACGTCCAGACATGTATGGACGCGAACAAAGGCACGCAGGGGCTGTTCGGTCTCGTCAACATGTTCAGTGGTGGCGCGCTCCTGCAGATCACGATCTTCGCGCTCGGCATCATGCCGTACATCACCGCGAGCATCATCCTGCAGCTGCTCACTGTCGTGATCCCGCGGCTCGAGGCCCTGAAGAAGGAGGGTCAGGCGGGTACGGCGAAGATCACGCAGTACACCCGTTACCTGACCGTGGCGCTCGCCATCCTCCAGGGCACCGGCCTCGTCGCGACCGCTCGCAGCGGCGCCCTCTTCCAGGGCTGCCCCGTCGCGAACCAGATCGTCCCGGACCAGTCGATCTTCGTGACGATCACGATGGTCGTCACGATGACCGCCGGTACCGGCATTGTCATGTGGCTCGGTGAGCTCATCACCGACCGCGGCATCGGCAACGGCATGTCGATCCTGATGTTCATCTCGATCGCCGCCACCTTCCCGAGCGCCCTGTGGACCATCAAGACGACCGGTGACCTCGCCGGCGGCTGGATCGAGTTCGGCGCCGTGATCCTGGTGGGCCTCGTGATGGTCGGCCTGGTGGTGTTCGTCGAGCAGGCGCAGCGCCGCATTCCTGTCCAGTATGCGAAGCGCATGATCGGTCGCCGGTCTTACGGCGGTACGTCCACCTACATCCCGCTGAAGGTCAATCAGGCGGGTGTGATCCCTGTCATCTTCGCCTCGTCGCTGCTCTACATCCCGGCCCTCGTCGCGCAGTTCGCGGGAGGCAGTTCCGGGTGGAAGACCTGGATCAACGACCATCTGACCAAGGGAAATCACCCCTATTACATCGTTTCGTACTTCCTCCTGATCGTTTTCTTCGCGTTCTTCTACGTGGCGATCTCGTTCAACCCCGAGGAAGTCGCGGACAACATGAAGAAGTATGGTGGCTTCATCCCGGGCATCCGGGCTGGCCGGCCGACCGCTGAGTACCTGAGCTACGTACTCAACCGGATCACCTGGCCGGGTTCGCTGTATCTGGGTCTGATCGCTCTCGTACCAACGATGGCGTTGGTTGGCTTCGGGGCAAGCCAGAACTTCCCGTTCGGTGGGACAAGCATCCTCATCATCGTGGGTGTCGGTCTGGAGACGGTGAAGCAGATCGAGAGCCAGCTTCAGCAGCGCAATTACGAAGGGTTCCTCCGCTGA
- the rplO gene encoding 50S ribosomal protein L15, with the protein MAENNPLKIHNLRPAPGAKTAKTRVGRGEASKGKTAGRGTKGTKARYQVPERFEGGQMPLHMRLPKLKGFKNPFKTEFQVVNLDKLSALYPEGGEVTVEGLVAKGAVRKNSLVKVLGQGELTVALQVTVDAVSNSAKEKITAAGGTVTELV; encoded by the coding sequence ATGGCGGAGAACAACCCGCTCAAGATCCACAACCTCCGTCCCGCCCCGGGCGCCAAGACCGCGAAGACCCGTGTGGGTCGCGGTGAGGCGTCCAAGGGTAAGACGGCCGGTCGTGGTACCAAGGGCACGAAGGCCCGTTACCAGGTTCCGGAGCGCTTCGAGGGTGGCCAGATGCCCCTCCACATGCGTCTCCCGAAGCTCAAGGGCTTCAAGAACCCGTTCAAGACCGAGTTCCAGGTCGTGAACCTCGACAAGCTGAGCGCGCTGTACCCGGAAGGTGGCGAGGTCACCGTTGAGGGTCTCGTCGCCAAGGGTGCCGTTCGCAAGAACAGCCTCGTCAAGGTCCTCGGCCAGGGTGAGCTCACCGTGGCGCTGCAGGTGACGGTTGACGCCGTCTCCAACTCCGCCAAGGAGAAGATCACCGCCGCCGGCGGTACCGTCACCGAGCTCGTCTGA
- the rpmD gene encoding 50S ribosomal protein L30 produces MARLKITQTKSYIGSKQNHRDTLRSLGLKRLNDVVVKEDRPEFRGMANTVRHLVTVEEVD; encoded by the coding sequence ATGGCTCGCCTCAAGATCACGCAGACGAAGTCGTACATCGGCAGCAAGCAGAACCACCGCGACACCCTGCGTTCGCTCGGGCTCAAGCGCCTGAACGACGTGGTCGTCAAGGAGGATCGTCCCGAGTTCCGCGGCATGGCTAACACCGTGCGGCACCTCGTGACGGTCGAGGAGGTCGACTGA
- the rpsE gene encoding 30S ribosomal protein S5, with the protein MAGPQRRGSGAGGGERRDRKGRDGGAAAAEKTAYVERVVAINRVAKVVKGGRRFSFTALVVVGDGDGTVGVGYGKAKEVPAAIAKGVEEAKKHFFKVPRIQGTIPHPITGEKAAGVVLLKPAAPGTGVIAGGPVRAVLECAGVHDILSKSLGSSNAINIVHATVAALKGLQRPEEIAARRGLPLEDVAPAALLRARAGAGA; encoded by the coding sequence ATGGCTGGACCCCAGCGCCGCGGAAGCGGTGCCGGTGGCGGCGAGCGGCGGGACCGGAAGGGTCGCGACGGTGGCGCTGCTGCCGCCGAGAAGACCGCATACGTTGAGCGCGTTGTCGCGATCAACCGTGTCGCCAAGGTTGTCAAGGGTGGCCGTCGCTTCAGCTTCACTGCGCTCGTCGTAGTGGGCGATGGCGATGGCACGGTAGGCGTCGGTTACGGCAAGGCCAAGGAGGTGCCGGCCGCCATCGCCAAGGGTGTTGAGGAGGCCAAGAAGCACTTCTTCAAGGTCCCCCGTATCCAGGGCACCATCCCGCACCCGATCACGGGCGAGAAGGCTGCGGGCGTCGTCCTGCTCAAGCCGGCTGCTCCCGGTACCGGCGTTATCGCCGGTGGCCCGGTGCGCGCCGTGCTCGAGTGCGCCGGCGTTCACGACATCCTGTCGAAGTCTCTCGGCTCGTCGAACGCGATCAACATCGTGCACGCGACCGTGGCGGCCCTCAAGGGCCTGCAGCGTCCCGAGGAGATCGCGGCTCGCCGTGGTCTGCCCCTCGAGGACGTCGCCCCCGCGGCTCTGCTTCGTGCACGTGCGGGAGCGGGTGCGTAA
- the rplR gene encoding 50S ribosomal protein L18 — translation MAYGVKIAKGDAYKRAAIKRRHIRIRKHVSGTAERPRLVVTRSNRHIVAQVIDDVKGHTLASASTLDTSIRGVEADKSAQAGKVGALVAERAKAAGVEAVVFDRGGNQYAGRIAALADAAREAGLKF, via the coding sequence ATGGCATACGGTGTCAAGATTGCTAAGGGCGACGCTTACAAGCGTGCTGCCATCAAGCGCCGTCACATTCGTATCCGTAAGCATGTTTCGGGTACGGCCGAGCGTCCGCGCCTGGTCGTGACGCGTTCGAACCGCCACATCGTGGCCCAGGTCATCGACGACGTTAAGGGTCACACCCTCGCGTCGGCGTCGACCCTGGACACCTCGATCCGTGGTGTCGAGGCCGACAAGTCCGCGCAGGCCGGCAAGGTCGGTGCCCTGGTCGCCGAGCGTGCCAAGGCCGCGGGCGTCGAGGCTGTCGTGTTCGACCGTGGTGGTAACCAGTACGCCGGGCGCATCGCCGCTCTGGCGGACGCCGCCCGCGAAGCCGGTCTGAAGTTCTGA
- the rplF gene encoding 50S ribosomal protein L6 encodes MSRIGKLPITVPAGVDVTIDGRTVSVKGPKGSLSHTIVAPIVITKDEDGVLNVARPNDERQNKALHGLSRTLVANMITGVTQGYVKKLEISGVGYRVLAKGSNLEFSLGYSHSIVIEAPEGISFKVESPTKFSVEGIDKQKVGEVAANIRKLRKPDPYKAKGVKYEGEVIRRKVGKAGK; translated from the coding sequence ATGTCGCGTATTGGCAAGCTCCCCATCACGGTTCCCGCCGGCGTGGACGTCACCATCGACGGTCGTACGGTCTCGGTTAAGGGCCCCAAGGGTTCCCTCAGCCACACGATCGTCGCTCCGATCGTCATCACGAAGGACGAGGACGGCGTGCTGAACGTCGCCCGTCCCAATGATGAGCGTCAGAACAAGGCTCTGCACGGCCTGTCCCGCACGCTGGTGGCCAACATGATCACCGGCGTGACCCAGGGTTACGTGAAGAAGCTCGAGATCAGCGGTGTCGGTTACCGCGTCCTGGCGAAGGGCTCCAACCTGGAGTTCTCGCTCGGCTACAGCCACTCGATCGTGATCGAGGCGCCCGAGGGCATCTCCTTCAAGGTCGAGTCGCCGACCAAGTTCTCGGTCGAGGGCATCGACAAGCAGAAGGTCGGCGAGGTTGCGGCCAACATCCGCAAGCTGCGCAAGCCCGACCCGTACAAGGCCAAGGGCGTCAAGTACGAAGGCGAAGTCATCCGCCGCAAGGTCGGAAAGGCGGGTAAGTAA
- the rpsH gene encoding 30S ribosomal protein S8, whose protein sequence is MTMTDPIADMLTRLRNANSAYHDTVAMPHSKIKSHIAEILQQEGFITGWKTEDAEVGKNLVLELKFGPNRERSIAGIKRISKPGLRVYAKSTNLPKVLGGLGVAIISTSHGLLTGQQAGKKGVGGEVLAYVW, encoded by the coding sequence ATGACCATGACTGATCCGATCGCGGACATGCTGACTCGTCTGCGTAACGCGAACTCGGCGTACCACGACACCGTGGCAATGCCGCACAGCAAGATCAAGTCTCACATCGCGGAGATCCTCCAGCAGGAGGGCTTCATCACGGGCTGGAAGACCGAGGACGCCGAGGTTGGCAAGAACCTCGTCCTCGAGCTCAAGTTCGGCCCGAACCGTGAGCGCTCCATTGCGGGCATCAAGCGGATCTCCAAGCCCGGTCTCCGGGTTTACGCGAAGTCCACCAACCTGCCCAAGGTCCTCGGCGGCCTCGGCGTGGCGATCATCTCCACGTCGCACGGTCTCCTGACCGGCCAGCAGGCAGGCAAGAAGGGCGTAGGTGGGGAAGTCCTCGCCTACGTCTGGTAG
- a CDS encoding type Z 30S ribosomal protein S14, which translates to MAKKALIAKAARKPKFGVRGYTRCQRCGRPHSVYRKFGLCRVCLREMAHRGELPGVTKSSW; encoded by the coding sequence ATGGCGAAGAAGGCTCTTATTGCCAAGGCTGCTCGTAAGCCGAAGTTCGGTGTGCGTGGCTACACCCGCTGCCAGCGCTGCGGCCGCCCGCACTCCGTGTACCGCAAGTTCGGCCTGTGCCGCGTGTGCCTTCGTGAGATGGCTCACCGTGGCGAGCTGCCGGGCGTGACCAAGAGCTCCTGGTAA
- the rplE gene encoding 50S ribosomal protein L5: protein MATTTTPRLKTKYREEIAGKLQEEFSYENVMQTPGLVKIVVNMGVGDAARDSKLMDGAVRDLTTITGQKPAITKARKSIAQFKLREGQPIGAHVTLRGDRMWEFLDRTLSLALPRIRDFRGLSPKQFDGRGNYTFGLTEQVMFHEIDQDKIDRVRGMDITVVTTATNDAEGRALLRHLGFPFKEA, encoded by the coding sequence ATGGCTACCACCACGACTCCGCGTCTCAAGACGAAGTACCGCGAGGAGATCGCGGGCAAGCTGCAGGAAGAGTTCTCGTACGAGAACGTCATGCAGACCCCGGGCCTCGTCAAGATTGTGGTCAACATGGGTGTCGGCGACGCCGCCCGTGACTCCAAGCTCATGGACGGTGCCGTCCGTGACCTGACCACGATCACCGGTCAGAAGCCGGCCATCACCAAGGCCCGCAAGTCCATCGCGCAGTTCAAGCTGCGTGAGGGTCAGCCGATCGGTGCCCACGTCACGCTCCGTGGCGACCGCATGTGGGAGTTCCTGGACCGCACCCTGTCGCTCGCGCTTCCGCGCATCCGCGACTTCCGTGGTCTGTCTCCCAAGCAGTTCGACGGCCGTGGCAACTACACCTTCGGTCTCACGGAGCAGGTCATGTTCCACGAGATCGACCAGGACAAGATCGACCGCGTCCGGGGTATGGACATCACCGTGGTCACCACGGCGACCAACGACGCTGAGGGCCGCGCGCTCCTTCGTCACCTCGGCTTCCCCTTCAAGGAGGCGTAA
- the rplX gene encoding 50S ribosomal protein L24, with the protein MKIKKGDLVQVITGKDKGKQGKVIAAFPREDRVLVEGVNRVKKHTKAGPTASGSQAGGIVTTEAPVHVSNVQLVVEKDGNKVVTRVGYRFDDEGNKVRVAKRTGEDI; encoded by the coding sequence ATGAAGATCAAGAAGGGCGACCTGGTACAGGTCATCACCGGTAAGGACAAGGGCAAGCAGGGCAAGGTCATCGCGGCCTTCCCCCGCGAGGACCGCGTCCTGGTCGAGGGTGTCAACCGGGTCAAGAAGCACACCAAGGCCGGCCCCACCGCCAGCGGTTCGCAGGCCGGTGGCATCGTCACGACCGAGGCCCCTGTCCACGTGAGCAACGTTCAGCTCGTGGTGGAGAAGGACGGCAACAAGGTCGTCACGCGTGTCGGTTACCGCTTCGACGACGAGGGCAACAAGGTTCGCGTTGCCAAGCGGACGGGTGAGGACATCTGA
- the rplN gene encoding 50S ribosomal protein L14 — translation MIQQESRLRVADNTGAKEILTIRVLGGSGRRYAGIGDVIVATVKDAIPGGNVKKGDVVKAVIVRTVKERRRPDGSYIRFDENAAVILKNDGDPRGTRIFGPVGRELREKKFMKIISLAPEVL, via the coding sequence GTGATCCAGCAGGAGTCGCGACTGCGCGTCGCCGACAACACGGGTGCGAAGGAAATTCTCACCATCCGTGTTCTCGGTGGCTCGGGTCGCCGCTACGCGGGCATCGGTGACGTCATCGTCGCCACCGTCAAGGACGCGATCCCCGGCGGCAATGTGAAGAAGGGTGACGTCGTCAAGGCGGTCATCGTTCGCACCGTCAAGGAGCGCCGCCGTCCGGACGGCTCGTACATCCGCTTCGACGAGAACGCCGCCGTCATTCTGAAGAACGACGGCGACCCTCGCGGCACCCGTATCTTCGGCCCGGTGGGCCGTGAGCTGCGCGAGAAGAAGTTCATGAAGATCATCTCGCTCGCGCCGGAGGTGCTGTAA
- the rpsQ gene encoding 30S ribosomal protein S17, protein MSESNVTEETAARGFRKTREGLVVSDKMDKTVVVAVEDRVKHALYGKVIRRTNKLKAHDEQNAAGVGDRVLIMETRPLSATKRWRIVEILEKAK, encoded by the coding sequence ATGAGCGAGAGCAACGTGACTGAAGAGACTGCCGCCCGCGGCTTCCGCAAGACCCGTGAGGGTCTGGTCGTCAGCGACAAGATGGACAAGACCGTCGTCGTCGCTGTCGAGGACCGCGTCAAGCACGCGCTGTACGGCAAGGTCATCCGCCGTACGAACAAGCTCAAGGCGCACGACGAGCAGAACGCTGCCGGCGTCGGCGACCGCGTCCTCATCATGGAGACGCGTCCGCTGTCGGCGACCAAGCGCTGGCGCATCGTCGAGATCCTCGAGAAGGCCAAGTAA
- the rpmC gene encoding 50S ribosomal protein L29, whose amino-acid sequence MSAGTKASELRELGNEELLNKLREAKEELFNLRFQAATGQLENHGRLKAVRKDIARIYTLMRERELGIETVENA is encoded by the coding sequence ATGTCGGCCGGTACCAAGGCGTCCGAGCTGCGCGAACTGGGCAACGAGGAGCTCCTCAACAAGCTCCGCGAGGCCAAGGAAGAGCTGTTCAACCTCCGTTTCCAGGCGGCGACCGGTCAGCTCGAGAACCACGGTCGGCTGAAGGCCGTCCGCAAGGACATCGCGCGGATCTACACCCTCATGCGTGAGCGCGAGCTGGGCATCGAGACGGTGGAGAACGCCTGA
- the rplP gene encoding 50S ribosomal protein L16 codes for MLIPRRVKHRKQHHPKRRGQAKGGTTVAFGEYGIQALTPAYVTNRQIEAARIAMTRHIKRGGKVWINIYPDRPLTKKPAETRMGSGKGSPEWWVANVHPGRVMFELSYPNEKIAREALTRAAHKLPMKCRIVRREAGES; via the coding sequence ATGCTGATCCCCCGTAGGGTCAAGCACCGCAAGCAGCACCACCCCAAGCGCCGCGGTCAGGCCAAGGGTGGTACGACGGTTGCGTTCGGCGAGTACGGCATTCAGGCCCTCACGCCGGCGTACGTGACCAACCGCCAGATCGAGGCGGCTCGTATCGCGATGACCCGCCACATCAAGCGTGGCGGCAAGGTCTGGATCAACATCTACCCGGACCGCCCGCTTACGAAGAAGCCCGCCGAGACCCGCATGGGTTCCGGTAAGGGTTCCCCCGAGTGGTGGGTCGCGAACGTTCACCCGGGTCGGGTGATGTTCGAGCTGTCCTACCCGAACGAGAAGATTGCGCGTGAGGCGCTTACCCGCGCTGCTCACAAGCTTCCGATGAAGTGCCGGATTGTTCGGCGCGAGGCAGGTGAGTCGTGA